The bacterium genome includes a region encoding these proteins:
- a CDS encoding UDP-glucuronic acid decarboxylase family protein: protein MARILITGGAGFIGSHLCDRFLAEGDEVICLDNLLTGSVDNIAHITSPKFRFVKYDVTNYLYVDGPLDAILHFASPASPVDYLELPIQTLKVGSLGTHKALGLAKEKGATFLLASTSEVYGDPLEHPQRESYWGNVNPIGPRGVYDEAKRFSEAMTMAYHRTHGVKTRIVRIFNTYGPRMRIRDGRAIPNFICQALRGEELTVYGDGSQTRSFCYISDMVEGIWRLLRRGGADPVNIGNPTEHSLLELARLVITQTGSASGIVHQPLPVDDPRVRQPDITLAAGSLGWQPRVDLETGLAATIAYFRERLGASAGGAA from the coding sequence GTGGCGCGCATTCTGATCACCGGAGGAGCGGGCTTCATCGGCTCGCACCTGTGCGATCGTTTCCTCGCCGAGGGCGACGAGGTCATCTGCCTCGACAACCTGCTCACCGGCAGCGTCGACAACATCGCGCACATCACGAGCCCGAAATTCCGCTTCGTCAAGTACGACGTCACCAACTACCTCTACGTCGACGGGCCGCTGGACGCGATCCTGCACTTCGCGAGCCCCGCCTCGCCGGTGGACTACCTGGAGCTGCCGATCCAGACGCTCAAGGTCGGGAGCCTCGGCACGCACAAGGCGCTCGGGCTCGCCAAGGAGAAGGGCGCCACGTTCCTGCTCGCCTCGACCTCGGAGGTTTACGGCGACCCGCTCGAGCACCCCCAGCGCGAGAGCTACTGGGGGAACGTGAACCCGATCGGGCCGCGGGGCGTCTACGACGAGGCGAAGCGCTTCTCCGAGGCGATGACGATGGCCTATCACCGGACCCACGGCGTGAAGACGCGCATCGTGCGCATCTTCAACACCTACGGGCCGCGCATGCGCATCCGCGACGGGCGGGCCATCCCGAACTTCATCTGCCAGGCGCTGCGCGGCGAGGAGCTGACGGTGTACGGCGACGGCAGCCAGACGCGCAGCTTCTGCTACATCTCGGACATGGTCGAGGGGATCTGGCGCCTGCTGCGCCGCGGCGGCGCCGACCCCGTGAACATCGGCAACCCGACCGAGCATTCGCTGCTCGAGCTGGCGCGGCTGGTCATCACGCAGACGGGGAGCGCCAGCGGGATCGTGCACCAGCCGCTCCCGGTGGACGACCCGCGGGTGCGCCAGCCGGACATCACGCTCGCGGCCGGCTCCCTGGGGTGGCAGCCGCGGGTCGACCTGGAGACGGGTCTTGCCGCGACCATCGCGTACTTCCGCGAGAGGCTCGGGGCGTCCGCGGGGGGCGCCGCGTGA